From the Natranaeroarchaeum aerophilus genome, one window contains:
- a CDS encoding M24 family metallopeptidase: MEPDLSRLADAIDDRGADGYLFDGHDDSDQTYVCGFDAPDPFIALYDGAGAHLLVSGLEYGRAVSESRADSISRLDEYHYQERAAEDGPRAARLATIAAFLADHDVESVLVPERFPTGTADGLREHGLDISVEREGVITEIRSVKTDEEIEHVRRAQRANEAAMARAEELIEGATVEDGQLVHDGDVLTSERVKEAIEIELLRRGCALDETIVACGANGADPHDRGSGPLEADEAIVIDIFPRDKETGYHADMTRTFVRGTASDELRERYEITHEAHQAALDAVEAGATGADVHDAVCDVYEEAGYATLRDDPSTEIGFIHGTGHGIGLDVHELPRLNPTGGELQAGQIITIEPGLYDPEVGGIRIEDLVVVTENGYENLTEYPKELTM; the protein is encoded by the coding sequence ATCCCTTCATTGCTCTGTACGATGGGGCCGGCGCACACCTGCTCGTCTCCGGGCTGGAGTACGGCCGTGCTGTCTCCGAGAGCCGTGCAGACTCGATCTCTCGGCTCGACGAGTACCACTATCAGGAACGAGCCGCCGAGGATGGTCCACGAGCGGCCCGGCTGGCGACGATCGCCGCCTTCCTCGCTGATCACGATGTCGAGTCGGTGCTCGTCCCCGAGCGGTTCCCGACCGGGACCGCCGACGGTCTGCGCGAACACGGCCTCGACATCTCCGTCGAGCGCGAGGGCGTGATCACCGAAATCCGCTCGGTCAAGACCGACGAGGAGATCGAACACGTCCGGCGCGCCCAGCGCGCCAACGAAGCCGCAATGGCCCGCGCCGAGGAGCTGATCGAGGGCGCGACGGTCGAGGATGGCCAGCTCGTCCACGACGGCGACGTGCTGACGAGCGAGCGCGTCAAGGAGGCCATCGAGATCGAGTTGCTGCGCCGCGGCTGTGCGCTCGACGAGACGATCGTCGCCTGCGGCGCGAACGGTGCGGATCCCCACGACCGCGGGAGCGGCCCGCTCGAAGCGGACGAGGCGATCGTCATCGACATCTTCCCGCGGGACAAGGAGACGGGCTATCACGCCGACATGACCCGTACGTTCGTTCGCGGGACCGCAAGCGACGAACTCCGCGAGCGCTACGAAATTACTCACGAGGCACACCAGGCCGCACTCGACGCCGTCGAAGCCGGTGCGACCGGGGCGGACGTCCACGACGCTGTCTGTGACGTGTACGAGGAGGCCGGCTACGCGACGCTCAGGGACGATCCATCCACGGAGATCGGCTTCATCCACGGGACGGGTCACGGGATCGGTCTGGACGTCCACGAACTCCCGCGCCTGAACCCCACTGGCGGCGAGCTACAGGCTGGCCAGATCATCACGATCGAACCCGGTCTCTACGATCCCGAAGTCGGCGGGATCCGCATCGAGGATCTCGTGGTCGTCACCGAGAACGGCTACGAAAACCTTACTGAGTATCCCAAAGAGCTAACGATGTGA